A genomic segment from bacterium encodes:
- a CDS encoding ABC transporter substrate binding protein → MTASSKNSTRSCRNRGVLPYIFGIGFLLLVAYVTSHRQRVLIVLSYHPEFSWEKEIADELEKKLSTSTVDVRLHYMDTKRHPSPEFKEAAGKEVEKIVESWDPDVLVTVDDNAQEYVGRDYAGRSRPSVVFCGVNASPERYGYVGSPNVTGILERISPSILIDVIPYCFPGAKRFMHLSDSSFTSSLMQEEFREYDWSPLACTREVMVGDFESWKKEVAGADRWADVILYTHYHTLRRSPGSDEIVPPGEVMSWTIANSPVPEIGSFGFMVRDGGMMAIAVSSREQADVAADYARRLLAGEPIADLPIVSTTVYSVFLNKARLAEAGVRMREIYTLLAETAGNVVE, encoded by the coding sequence ATGACCGCGTCGTCGAAAAACAGCACCAGGTCCTGCCGGAACCGCGGGGTGCTCCCCTATATTTTCGGGATCGGCTTCCTGCTCCTGGTGGCGTACGTCACTTCGCACCGCCAGCGGGTGCTGATCGTGCTCAGCTACCACCCCGAGTTCTCCTGGGAAAAGGAGATCGCCGACGAACTGGAGAAGAAACTGTCCACCTCCACCGTCGACGTCCGCCTCCATTACATGGACACCAAGCGTCACCCCTCCCCGGAGTTCAAGGAAGCGGCCGGGAAAGAGGTCGAAAAGATCGTGGAATCGTGGGACCCGGACGTGCTGGTCACGGTCGACGACAACGCCCAGGAGTACGTGGGGCGCGACTATGCGGGGCGCTCGCGCCCCAGCGTGGTATTCTGCGGGGTCAACGCCTCCCCCGAGCGCTACGGTTACGTCGGCAGCCCCAACGTCACCGGGATCCTGGAGCGGATCTCGCCCTCCATCCTCATCGACGTCATCCCGTACTGCTTCCCCGGGGCGAAACGGTTCATGCACTTGAGCGACTCCTCCTTCACCTCTTCCCTGATGCAGGAAGAGTTCCGGGAGTACGACTGGTCGCCCCTGGCCTGCACCCGCGAGGTGATGGTCGGCGATTTCGAGAGTTGGAAGAAGGAGGTGGCCGGCGCCGACCGGTGGGCCGACGTCATCCTCTACACCCATTACCACACGCTCCGCCGGTCTCCCGGCTCCGACGAGATCGTACCCCCCGGGGAGGTCATGAGCTGGACCATCGCCAACAGCCCCGTCCCCGAGATCGGCAGTTTCGGGTTCATGGTCAGGGACGGGGGGATGATGGCGATCGCCGTCTCCTCCCGGGAACAGGCCGACGTGGCCGCCGACTACGCCCGCCGACTGCTGGCCGGGGAACCGATCGCCGATCTCCCCATCGTTTCTACCACGGTGTATTCGGTCTTCCTCAACAAGGCCAGGTTGGCGGAAGCCGGGGTCCGGATGCGCGAGATCTACACGCTTCTCGCCGAAACCGCCGGGAACGTGGTCGAGTAA